The Pseudomonas azotoformans genome has a segment encoding these proteins:
- the aruF gene encoding arginine/ornithine succinyltransferase subunit alpha, with amino-acid sequence MLVMRPAQMADLGEVQRLAADSPIGVTSLPDDVERLSDKIAASEASFAAEVSFNGEESYFFVLEDTETGKLAGCSAIVASAGYSEPFYSFRNETFVHASRELKIHNKIHVLSQCHDLTGNSLLTSFYVVPELVGSPWSELNSRGRLLFVASHPERFADSVVTEIVGYSDENGDSPFWDAIGRNFFDLNYAAAERLCGLKSRTFLAELMPHYPIYVPLLPDEAQEAMGQVHPRAQITFDILMREGFETDHYIDIFDGGPTLHARVSGIRSIAQSRVVPVKIGEMVKGVGRQYLVSNAQLQDYRAVMLELDYAPGKPVTLDLAAAEALGVGEGASVRLVAV; translated from the coding sequence ATGCTGGTGATGCGCCCCGCGCAAATGGCTGATCTGGGCGAGGTACAGCGTCTGGCTGCGGACAGCCCGATTGGTGTCACCTCCTTGCCGGACGATGTGGAACGCCTCAGCGACAAGATCGCCGCCAGCGAAGCGTCCTTCGCGGCCGAGGTCAGTTTCAACGGCGAAGAGAGTTATTTCTTCGTGCTCGAAGACACCGAGACCGGCAAGCTCGCCGGTTGCTCGGCCATCGTCGCCTCCGCCGGCTACTCGGAACCCTTCTACAGCTTCCGTAACGAGACCTTCGTGCACGCCTCTCGCGAGCTGAAGATCCACAACAAGATCCACGTGCTCTCCCAGTGCCACGACCTCACCGGCAACAGCCTGCTCACCAGCTTTTACGTGGTGCCTGAGCTGGTCGGTTCGCCGTGGTCGGAACTCAATTCCCGTGGCCGCCTGCTGTTCGTGGCCAGCCACCCCGAGCGCTTTGCCGACTCGGTGGTGACCGAGATCGTCGGCTACAGCGATGAGAACGGTGACTCACCGTTCTGGGACGCCATCGGTCGCAACTTCTTCGACCTCAACTATGCCGCCGCCGAGCGCCTGTGCGGGCTGAAAAGCCGTACCTTCCTCGCCGAGCTGATGCCGCACTACCCGATCTACGTACCGCTGCTGCCGGACGAAGCCCAGGAAGCCATGGGCCAGGTGCACCCGCGTGCGCAGATCACCTTCGACATCCTCATGCGCGAAGGCTTCGAGACTGACCATTACATCGACATCTTCGACGGTGGCCCGACGCTGCATGCACGGGTGTCGGGCATTCGTTCGATTGCCCAGAGCCGCGTGGTACCGGTGAAGATCGGTGAGATGGTCAAGGGTGTCGGTCGCCAGTACCTGGTGAGCAACGCGCAGTTGCAGGATTACCGCGCGGTGATGCTGGAACTGGACTACGCGCCGGGTAAACCGGTGACGTTGGACCTCGCAGCGGCCGAAGCCCTGGGTGTTGGCGAAGGCGCGAGTGTGCGCCTGGTAGCGGTTTAA
- the astD gene encoding succinylglutamate-semialdehyde dehydrogenase codes for MMNSLYIAGSWLAGQGELFESRNPVTQQVLWAGNGATAEQVESAVQAARQAFPAWAKRPLEERIAILETFAATLKSRADEIARCIGEETGKPLWESATEVTSMANKIAISVQSYRERTGEKSGPLGDATAVLRHKPHGVVAVFGPYNFPGHLPNGHIVPALLAGNTVLFKPSELTPKVAELTVQCWIEAGLPAGVLNLLQGARETGIALAANPGIDGLFFTGSSRTGNHLHQQFSGRPDKILALEMGGNNPLVVDEVADVDAAVYTIIQSAFISAGQRCTCARRLLVPEGAWGDALLARLAAVSSTIEVGAFDQQPAPFMGSVISLAAAKALMDAQELMLANGAVALLEMTQPQDQAALLTPGIIDVTGVSEREDEELFGPLLQVIRYADFEAAIAEANNTQYGLAAGLLSDSEARYQQFWLESRAGIVNWNKQLTGAASTAPFGGVGASGNHRASAYYAADYCAYPVASLETPSLVLPAALTPGVRLP; via the coding sequence ATAATGAATTCGCTGTATATCGCAGGTAGCTGGCTGGCTGGCCAGGGTGAACTGTTTGAATCGCGCAACCCGGTGACTCAGCAGGTGCTGTGGGCCGGCAATGGCGCCACCGCCGAGCAGGTTGAGTCGGCCGTGCAGGCTGCACGCCAGGCGTTTCCGGCCTGGGCCAAGCGCCCGCTGGAAGAACGCATCGCTATTCTGGAAACCTTCGCCGCCACCCTGAAAAGCCGCGCCGACGAAATCGCCCGTTGCATCGGTGAGGAAACCGGCAAGCCGCTGTGGGAATCGGCCACCGAAGTCACCAGCATGGCCAACAAGATCGCGATCTCGGTGCAAAGCTACCGCGAGCGTACCGGCGAGAAGAGCGGCCCCCTGGGCGACGCCACCGCCGTGCTGCGCCACAAGCCGCACGGCGTGGTGGCGGTGTTTGGCCCGTACAACTTTCCTGGTCACTTGCCGAACGGGCATATCGTCCCAGCGTTGCTGGCGGGTAACACCGTGCTGTTCAAGCCGAGCGAGCTGACCCCCAAGGTTGCCGAGTTGACCGTGCAATGCTGGATCGAAGCCGGGTTGCCGGCGGGTGTGTTGAACCTGCTGCAAGGCGCGCGGGAAACCGGTATCGCGCTGGCGGCCAACCCCGGTATCGACGGGTTGTTCTTCACTGGCTCCAGCCGCACCGGCAATCACCTGCATCAGCAATTCTCTGGGCGCCCGGACAAGATCCTCGCCCTGGAAATGGGCGGCAATAACCCGCTGGTGGTGGATGAAGTGGCCGACGTGGATGCGGCGGTGTACACCATTATTCAGTCGGCGTTTATCTCGGCCGGCCAGCGTTGCACCTGTGCGCGTCGCCTGTTGGTGCCGGAAGGCGCGTGGGGTGATGCGTTGCTGGCGCGCCTGGCGGCGGTCAGCTCGACGATTGAAGTGGGTGCGTTCGACCAGCAACCCGCGCCGTTCATGGGCTCGGTGATCTCCCTCGCGGCGGCCAAAGCCTTGATGGACGCCCAGGAACTGATGCTCGCCAATGGCGCCGTGGCGCTGCTGGAAATGACTCAGCCCCAGGACCAGGCCGCCTTGCTGACCCCCGGCATCATCGACGTGACTGGCGTGAGCGAGCGCGAAGACGAAGAACTGTTCGGCCCGCTGTTGCAGGTGATCCGCTACGCTGATTTCGAAGCGGCGATTGCCGAGGCCAACAACACCCAGTACGGCTTGGCCGCCGGTTTGTTGTCGGACTCCGAGGCACGCTACCAGCAGTTCTGGCTGGAAAGCCGCGCGGGCATCGTCAACTGGAACAAACAACTGACCGGCGCCGCCAGTACCGCGCCGTTTGGTGGAGTAGGGGCGTCGGGCAACCATCGCGCCAGTGCCTATTACGCAGCGGATTATTGCGCGTACCCGGTGGCCTCGCTTGAGACCCCGAGCCTGGTGTTGCCAGCCGCGCTGACACCCGGCGTGCGATTGCCCTGA
- a CDS encoding aspartate aminotransferase family protein, translated as MSVEQAPVQRADFDQVMVPNYAPAAFIPVRGEGSRVWDQAGRELIDFAGGIAVNVLGHAHPALVGALTEQANKLWHVSNVFTNEPALRLAHKLIDATFAERVFFCNSGAEANEAAFKLARRVAFDRFGTEKYEIIAALNSFHGRTLFTVNVGGQSKYSDGFGPKITGITHVPYNDLAALKAAVSDKTCAVVLEPIQGEGGVLPAELAYLQGARELCDANNALLVFDEVQTGMGRSGHLFAYQHYGVTPDILTSAKSLGGGFPIAAMLTTEALAKHLVVGTHGTTYGGNPLACAVAEAVIDVINTPEVLAGVNAKHDQFKARLEQIGKQYGIFTEVRGMGLLIGCVLSDAFKGKAKDVFNAAEKENLMILQAGPDVVRFAPSLVVEEADIKEGLDRFERAVKVLTQG; from the coding sequence ATGTCCGTTGAGCAAGCCCCGGTGCAACGTGCCGATTTCGACCAGGTCATGGTGCCTAACTACGCACCGGCCGCATTCATTCCTGTGCGTGGCGAAGGTTCGCGCGTTTGGGACCAGGCGGGTCGCGAGCTGATCGACTTTGCCGGCGGCATCGCGGTCAACGTACTGGGCCATGCCCACCCGGCGCTGGTCGGTGCACTGACCGAACAGGCCAACAAGCTGTGGCACGTCTCCAACGTCTTCACCAATGAGCCGGCCCTGCGCCTGGCCCACAAGCTGATCGACGCCACCTTTGCCGAGCGCGTGTTCTTCTGCAACTCCGGCGCCGAGGCCAACGAGGCCGCGTTCAAGCTGGCTCGTCGCGTTGCATTCGACCGTTTCGGTACCGAGAAATACGAGATCATCGCCGCGCTGAACAGCTTCCATGGCCGTACCCTGTTCACCGTCAACGTCGGTGGCCAGTCCAAGTACTCCGATGGTTTCGGTCCTAAAATCACCGGCATCACCCACGTTCCTTATAACGACCTGGCCGCGCTGAAAGCCGCCGTGTCGGACAAGACCTGCGCCGTTGTACTGGAGCCGATCCAAGGCGAAGGCGGCGTACTGCCGGCCGAGCTGGCTTACCTGCAAGGCGCCCGCGAGCTGTGCGACGCGAACAACGCGCTGCTGGTGTTCGACGAAGTGCAGACCGGCATGGGCCGCAGCGGCCACCTGTTCGCTTACCAGCATTACGGCGTGACCCCGGACATCCTCACCAGCGCCAAGAGCCTGGGCGGCGGTTTCCCGATCGCAGCGATGCTCACCACCGAGGCGCTGGCCAAGCACTTGGTGGTCGGCACCCACGGCACCACCTACGGCGGCAACCCGCTGGCGTGTGCGGTGGCCGAGGCGGTGATCGACGTGATCAACACCCCTGAAGTGCTGGCCGGCGTGAACGCCAAGCACGATCAATTCAAGGCGCGCCTGGAACAGATCGGCAAGCAATACGGCATCTTCACCGAAGTGCGCGGCATGGGCCTGCTGATTGGTTGCGTGCTGAGCGATGCGTTCAAGGGCAAGGCCAAGGACGTGTTCAATGCCGCCGAGAAAGAAAACCTGATGATCCTGCAAGCCGGCCCGGATGTGGTGCGTTTCGCGCCGAGTTTGGTGGTGGAAGAGGCGGATATCAAGGAAGGCCTGGACCGTTTTGAGCGTGCTGTGAAAGTGCTGACGCAAGGCTGA
- the astE gene encoding succinylglutamate desuccinylase, translating into MLALGKLLELTLAGREPAQKIQLTVDGVQMRWLSEGALEVRPPEAKDNGGDLLLSSGIHGNETAPIELLDRLLHGIARGEIKPRTRILFLFGNPEAMRRGERYLELDVNRLFNGRHEKNIGPEAMRAAELEQLARSFFSQPGRSRLHYDLHTAIRGSKIEQFALYPWKEGRQHSRHELARLRAAGMEAVLLQNKTSITFTAFTYEQLEAEAFTLELGKARPFGQNQGVDVSRLETRLKQIIEGTEPQTESLDGLQLFAVSREVIKHSDSFLMHLPADVENFSPLAQGYLLAEDVAKTRWVIEEEGARIIFPNPKVKNGLRAGILIVPTTDAGLA; encoded by the coding sequence ATGCTCGCCCTCGGCAAACTGCTTGAACTGACCCTCGCCGGTCGCGAACCGGCGCAAAAAATTCAACTGACTGTCGACGGCGTGCAGATGCGCTGGCTCAGCGAGGGCGCGCTTGAAGTGCGCCCACCTGAAGCGAAGGACAATGGCGGCGACCTGTTGCTGTCGTCCGGCATCCATGGCAACGAAACCGCGCCGATCGAACTGCTCGACCGCCTGTTGCATGGTATTGCCCGCGGGGAGATCAAGCCCCGTACCCGTATTCTGTTCCTGTTCGGCAACCCCGAGGCCATGCGTCGCGGCGAGCGCTACCTCGAACTGGACGTCAACCGGCTGTTCAACGGGCGCCACGAAAAAAACATCGGCCCCGAAGCGATGCGTGCCGCTGAGCTTGAGCAACTGGCTCGCAGCTTCTTCAGCCAGCCTGGTCGTTCACGCCTGCATTACGACCTGCACACGGCCATTCGTGGTTCGAAGATCGAGCAGTTCGCGTTGTATCCGTGGAAGGAAGGCCGTCAGCATTCGCGCCATGAACTGGCCCGCCTGCGCGCTGCCGGCATGGAAGCGGTGCTGTTGCAGAACAAGACCTCGATCACCTTCACCGCGTTTACCTACGAGCAGCTAGAGGCCGAAGCCTTCACCCTCGAACTGGGTAAGGCAAGGCCGTTCGGGCAGAACCAGGGCGTGGACGTGTCCCGCCTGGAAACCCGCCTGAAGCAGATCATCGAAGGCACCGAGCCGCAAACCGAAAGCCTGGATGGCTTGCAACTGTTTGCCGTGTCCCGTGAAGTCATCAAGCACAGCGATTCGTTCCTGATGCACCTGCCGGCGGATGTGGAGAACTTCTCGCCGTTGGCGCAGGGCTATTTGCTGGCTGAGGACGTGGCCAAGACCCGTTGGGTGATTGAGGAGGAGGGTGCGCGCATCATCTTCCCGAACCCGAAGGTGAAGAATGGTTTGCGAGCGGGGATACTGATTGTGCCGACCACGGACGCTGGCCTGGCCTGA
- the alaS gene encoding alanine--tRNA ligase has product MKSAEIREAFLRFFEEQGHTRVSSSSLIPGNDPTLLFTNAGMNQFKDCFLGQEKRAYTRAVSSQKCVRAGGKHNDLENVGYTARHHTFFEMLGNFSFGDYFKQDAINFAWTFLTGVLKLPKEKLWVTVYASDDEAYDIWTKEVGVPAERMVRIGDNKGAPYASDNFWTMGDTGPCGPCTEIFYDHGADIWGGPPGSPEEDGDRYIEIWNNVFMQFNRTADGVLHPLPAPSVDTGMGLERISAVMQHVHSNYEIDLFQSLLAAAAKAIGCANEDQASLKVVADHIRSCGFLIADGVLPSNEGRGYVLRRIIRRACRHGNKLGANGSFFYQIVAALVAEMGEAFPELKQNQAHIERVLKAEEEQFAKTLEQGLKILEQDLANLQGTVVPGDVVFKLYDTYGFPMDLTGDIARERNLTLDEAGFEREMEAQRVRARSASSFGMDYNSLVKVDVATEFTGYKATSGSAKVVALYKEGQSVDVLNEGDDGVVVLDQTPFYAESGGQIGDCGFLKAASGRFDVRDTTKTGGAFLHHGVLASGSLTVGSPVDAQVDADVRHATSLNHSATHLLHAALRQVLGDHVQQKGSLVDSQRLRFDFSHFEAIKPEQIKALEDIVNAEIRKNTAVETEETDIETAKAKGAMALFGEKYGDSVRVLSMGGDFSVELCGGIHANRTGDIALLKIISEGGVASGVRRIEAVTGAAALAYLNAAEEQLKEAASLVKGSRDNLIDKLSAVLERNRALEKQLEQLQAKAASAAGDDLSASAVDVKDVKVLAARLDGQDGKALLALVDQLKNKLGRAVILLGGVHEDKVVLVAGVTKDLTGQLKAGDLMKQAAAAVGGKGGGRPDMAQGGGVDAGSLDAALALTVPFVEAGI; this is encoded by the coding sequence ATGAAAAGCGCAGAAATCCGTGAAGCCTTCCTTCGCTTCTTCGAAGAGCAAGGTCACACCCGTGTCTCCTCCAGCTCCTTGATCCCAGGCAATGACCCAACCCTGCTGTTCACCAACGCGGGGATGAACCAGTTCAAGGACTGCTTCCTGGGCCAGGAAAAGCGCGCGTACACCCGCGCCGTCAGCAGCCAGAAATGCGTCCGCGCCGGTGGCAAGCACAACGACCTGGAAAACGTCGGCTACACCGCCCGTCACCACACCTTTTTCGAAATGCTCGGCAACTTCAGCTTTGGCGATTATTTCAAGCAAGACGCGATCAACTTCGCCTGGACCTTCCTCACCGGCGTGCTGAAGCTGCCGAAGGAAAAACTCTGGGTCACCGTCTACGCCAGCGATGACGAGGCCTACGACATCTGGACCAAGGAAGTCGGCGTGCCGGCCGAGCGCATGGTGCGCATCGGCGACAACAAAGGCGCCCCGTACGCCTCCGACAACTTCTGGACCATGGGCGATACCGGCCCGTGTGGCCCGTGCACCGAGATCTTCTACGACCACGGCGCTGACATCTGGGGTGGCCCACCGGGCTCGCCAGAGGAAGACGGCGACCGTTACATCGAGATCTGGAACAACGTGTTCATGCAGTTCAACCGCACCGCCGATGGTGTGTTGCATCCGTTGCCAGCGCCGTCGGTAGACACCGGCATGGGCTTGGAGCGGATCAGTGCGGTGATGCAGCATGTGCATTCCAACTACGAGATCGACCTGTTCCAAAGCCTGCTGGCCGCGGCAGCCAAGGCCATTGGTTGCGCCAATGAAGACCAGGCTTCGCTGAAAGTCGTCGCTGACCACATCCGTTCCTGCGGCTTCCTGATTGCCGACGGCGTGTTGCCGTCCAATGAAGGCCGTGGCTATGTGCTGCGTCGCATCATCCGTCGTGCTTGCCGCCACGGTAACAAGCTGGGCGCCAATGGCAGCTTCTTCTACCAGATCGTCGCGGCCCTGGTGGCCGAGATGGGCGAAGCCTTCCCGGAGCTCAAGCAGAACCAGGCGCACATCGAGCGCGTACTGAAGGCCGAAGAAGAGCAGTTCGCCAAGACCCTGGAACAGGGCCTGAAGATCCTCGAGCAGGACCTTGCCAACCTGCAAGGCACCGTGGTGCCGGGCGATGTGGTGTTCAAGCTCTACGACACCTACGGTTTCCCGATGGACCTGACCGGCGACATCGCCCGTGAGCGCAACCTGACCCTCGACGAGGCAGGTTTCGAGCGTGAGATGGAAGCCCAGCGTGTGCGTGCTCGTTCGGCCAGCTCGTTCGGCATGGACTACAACAGCCTGGTCAAGGTTGACGTGGCCACCGAGTTCACCGGCTACAAGGCCACCAGCGGTTCGGCCAAAGTGGTTGCCCTCTATAAAGAAGGCCAGTCGGTTGACGTATTGAATGAAGGTGACGACGGTGTGGTGGTCCTGGACCAGACGCCGTTCTACGCCGAATCCGGTGGCCAGATTGGCGACTGTGGTTTCCTGAAAGCCGCGTCCGGTCGTTTTGACGTGCGCGACACCACCAAGACCGGCGGCGCATTCCTGCACCACGGTGTGCTGGCTTCGGGCAGCCTCACCGTCGGTTCGCCGGTGGATGCACAGGTGGACGCCGATGTGCGTCACGCCACCTCGCTGAACCACTCGGCCACGCACTTGCTGCACGCTGCGCTGCGTCAGGTACTGGGCGATCACGTGCAACAAAAGGGTTCGTTGGTCGACAGCCAGCGCCTGCGCTTCGACTTCAGCCACTTTGAAGCGATCAAGCCGGAGCAGATCAAGGCCCTGGAAGACATCGTCAACGCCGAGATTCGCAAGAACACAGCAGTAGAAACCGAAGAAACCGATATCGAGACTGCAAAAGCCAAGGGCGCCATGGCGCTGTTCGGCGAGAAGTACGGCGACAGCGTGCGCGTACTGAGCATGGGCGGCGACTTCTCGGTAGAACTGTGCGGCGGTATCCACGCCAACCGTACCGGCGACATCGCCCTGCTGAAGATCATCAGCGAAGGTGGCGTGGCGTCCGGTGTGCGTCGTATCGAGGCGGTCACCGGCGCTGCGGCCCTGGCCTACCTGAATGCGGCAGAAGAACAACTCAAGGAAGCGGCCAGCCTGGTCAAGGGCAGCCGCGACAACCTGATCGACAAACTGTCCGCTGTGCTGGAGCGTAACCGCGCCCTGGAGAAACAGCTGGAGCAGTTGCAAGCCAAGGCAGCCAGTGCGGCGGGCGACGATCTGTCGGCTTCGGCGGTGGACGTCAAGGATGTGAAGGTTTTGGCTGCACGCCTGGACGGTCAGGACGGCAAGGCGCTGTTGGCCTTGGTCGATCAGTTGAAGAACAAGCTCGGCCGCGCAGTGATCCTGCTCGGCGGTGTCCATGAGGATAAGGTCGTTCTGGTTGCCGGTGTAACCAAGGACCTGACTGGCCAACTCAAGGCCGGTGATTTGATGAAGCAAGCCGCCGCGGCAGTGGGCGGGAAGGGCGGTGGTCGTCCGGACATGGCGCAAGGCGGTGGTGTAGACGCCGGCAGCCTGGACGCAGCCCTGGCCCTGACCGTGCCGTTTGTCGAGGCAGGTATTTAA
- a CDS encoding 6,7-dimethyl-8-ribityllumazine synthase, producing MQPTAIDSKSKNHHGERVAFIQACWHKDIVDQSRKGFLAEMIAQGYQESDIDFFEVGGAFEMPLHAKLLAKTGRYAGIVAAALVVDGGIYRHEFVAQSVVSGLMQVQLETEVPVFSVSLTPHHFHAGSEHHAFFHDHFVHKGQEAARTCADTLHKVRAIRRSEPRAVAV from the coding sequence ATGCAACCCACCGCAATCGACAGCAAAAGCAAAAACCACCACGGCGAGCGCGTCGCATTTATCCAGGCCTGCTGGCACAAGGATATTGTCGACCAATCGCGCAAAGGCTTCCTCGCCGAAATGATCGCCCAGGGCTACCAGGAATCGGACATCGATTTCTTCGAAGTCGGCGGCGCCTTTGAAATGCCCCTGCACGCCAAGCTGCTGGCCAAGACCGGCCGTTACGCCGGCATCGTTGCCGCCGCGCTGGTGGTGGACGGTGGCATCTACCGCCACGAGTTCGTGGCCCAATCGGTGGTCAGCGGCCTGATGCAGGTTCAGCTGGAAACCGAAGTGCCGGTGTTCTCGGTGTCGCTGACACCGCATCACTTCCATGCGGGCAGCGAGCACCACGCGTTCTTCCACGATCACTTTGTGCACAAGGGCCAGGAAGCCGCGCGCACCTGCGCCGACACCCTGCACAAGGTGCGTGCGATCCGTCGCAGCGAGCCACGGGCTGTAGCCGTCTAA
- the ltaE gene encoding low-specificity L-threonine aldolase → MSVIDLRSDTVTQPTPGMRDAMAAAVSGDDVYGEDPSVNHLEAELAKRLGFAAALFVPTGTMSNLLALMAHCERGEEYIVGQQAHTYKYEGGGAAVLGSIQPQPLDVQADGSLDLDQVLAAIKPDDFHFARTRLLALENTMQGKVLPLDYLAKARAFTREHDLALHLDGARLYNAAVKLGVDAREIAQYFDSVSVCLSKGLGAPIGSVLCGSTALIAKARRLRKMVGGGMRQAGSLAAAGLYALDHQVQRLADDHANAQWLGDALRQAGYEVEPVQTNMVYVQIGDQVQALKAFAAERGITLSAAPRLRMVTHLDVSRAQIEQVAQTFVEFSRK, encoded by the coding sequence ATGTCTGTGATCGACCTGCGCAGCGACACCGTGACCCAACCCACCCCCGGCATGCGGGACGCGATGGCTGCTGCCGTCAGCGGCGATGACGTGTATGGCGAAGACCCCAGCGTCAATCACCTCGAAGCCGAGCTGGCCAAGCGCCTGGGCTTTGCCGCTGCGCTGTTCGTCCCGACCGGCACCATGAGCAACTTGCTGGCGTTGATGGCCCACTGTGAGCGCGGCGAGGAATACATCGTCGGCCAGCAGGCCCATACCTACAAATACGAAGGCGGTGGCGCGGCGGTGCTCGGTTCGATCCAGCCGCAACCCCTGGACGTGCAGGCCGATGGCTCACTGGACCTGGACCAGGTACTGGCGGCGATCAAGCCCGACGACTTCCACTTCGCCCGCACCCGCTTGCTGGCGCTGGAAAACACCATGCAAGGCAAGGTATTGCCGCTGGATTACCTGGCAAAGGCACGGGCGTTCACCCGTGAGCATGACCTGGCCCTGCATCTGGATGGCGCGCGGCTCTACAACGCAGCGGTCAAGCTCGGCGTGGATGCGCGCGAGATTGCCCAGTATTTCGATTCGGTGTCGGTGTGCCTGTCCAAAGGCCTTGGCGCGCCGATTGGCTCGGTGTTGTGCGGCTCCACGGCGTTGATCGCCAAGGCCCGGCGTCTGCGCAAGATGGTCGGCGGCGGCATGCGCCAGGCCGGCTCGTTGGCGGCAGCAGGGTTGTATGCCCTGGATCACCAGGTTCAGCGCCTGGCCGACGACCACGCCAACGCCCAATGGCTGGGCGATGCGTTGCGCCAGGCCGGTTATGAGGTGGAGCCGGTGCAGACCAACATGGTCTACGTGCAGATCGGTGACCAGGTCCAGGCCTTGAAGGCGTTTGCCGCCGAACGCGGGATCACCTTGAGCGCCGCCCCGCGCCTGCGCATGGTCACGCATTTGGATGTCAGCCGGGCGCAGATCGAGCAGGTCGCGCAGACATTCGTCGAATTTTCGCGGAAATGA
- the astB gene encoding N-succinylarginine dihydrolase, with product MKSYEVNFDGLVGPTHNYGGLSFGNVASQSNSQQHSNPKEAALQGLQKMKALMDMGFVQGVLAPQERPDVAALRRLGFSGTDAQVIQQAAKDAMPLLVASCSASSMWVANAATVSPSADTFDGRVHFTAANLNCKYHRSIEHPTTSRVLGAMFADQKHFAHHAALPAVAQFGDEGAANHTRFCRDYGEAGVEFFVFGRSAFDPRYPAPQKYPARQTLEASQAVARLHGLKDDGVVYAQQNPAVIDAGVFHNDVIAVGNGEVLFYHEDAFLNTEQMLAELQGKLGKLGGNFQSVCVPRAQVSVEDAVRSYLFNSQLLSRADGSMLLIVPEECRANERVWQYLQGLTAAGGLIREVKVFDLKQSMQNGGGPACLRLRVALNETELAAVNPGVIMTAPLYETLTQWVGKHYRDSLRETDLADPQLLLECRTALDELTQILKLGAVYPFQIN from the coding sequence ATGAAATCCTATGAAGTCAATTTTGACGGTCTAGTGGGGCCGACCCATAACTACGGCGGTTTGTCCTTCGGCAACGTCGCGTCCCAAAGCAACAGCCAGCAGCATTCCAACCCCAAGGAAGCGGCGTTGCAGGGCCTGCAGAAGATGAAAGCCCTGATGGACATGGGTTTTGTGCAAGGTGTGTTGGCACCTCAGGAACGTCCTGATGTGGCCGCCTTGCGCAGGCTGGGTTTCAGCGGCACCGACGCCCAAGTGATCCAGCAAGCGGCCAAGGATGCGATGCCGTTGCTGGTCGCGAGTTGCTCGGCGTCGAGCATGTGGGTGGCCAACGCCGCCACCGTCAGCCCAAGCGCCGACACCTTTGACGGCCGCGTGCATTTCACCGCCGCCAACCTCAACTGCAAATACCACCGCAGCATCGAGCACCCGACCACCAGCCGCGTGCTGGGCGCGATGTTTGCCGATCAGAAGCACTTCGCCCACCACGCCGCGTTGCCGGCGGTGGCGCAGTTCGGTGATGAAGGCGCGGCCAACCACACGCGCTTCTGCCGTGACTATGGCGAAGCGGGTGTCGAATTTTTTGTGTTTGGTCGCAGCGCGTTCGACCCCCGTTACCCGGCGCCGCAGAAATATCCGGCGCGCCAGACCCTTGAAGCCTCTCAGGCGGTCGCACGCCTGCACGGCTTGAAGGATGATGGCGTGGTCTACGCCCAGCAGAACCCAGCGGTAATCGATGCCGGCGTGTTCCACAACGACGTGATCGCGGTCGGCAACGGCGAAGTACTGTTCTATCACGAGGACGCATTTCTCAATACCGAGCAGATGCTCGCCGAACTGCAAGGCAAATTGGGCAAGTTGGGCGGCAACTTCCAGTCCGTCTGCGTGCCCCGCGCCCAGGTCAGTGTCGAAGACGCGGTACGTTCCTACCTGTTCAACAGCCAATTGTTGAGTCGCGCTGACGGCTCGATGCTGCTGATCGTGCCGGAAGAGTGCCGTGCTAATGAGCGCGTCTGGCAGTACCTGCAAGGACTGACCGCTGCCGGTGGCCTGATCCGCGAAGTGAAGGTGTTCGACCTCAAGCAAAGCATGCAGAACGGCGGCGGCCCGGCGTGCCTGCGTTTACGTGTGGCATTGAACGAAACGGAACTGGCGGCGGTGAATCCAGGCGTTATCATGACCGCGCCGTTGTACGAAACACTGACCCAGTGGGTAGGCAAGCACTACCGCGACAGCCTGCGCGAAACCGACCTGGCTGACCCGCAGTTGTTGCTTGAATGCCGGACGGCACTGGATGAACTGACGCAAATCCTTAAACTGGGCGCTGTTTATCCTTTCCAGATCAATTAA